Proteins encoded together in one Prunus dulcis chromosome 3, ALMONDv2, whole genome shotgun sequence window:
- the LOC117623060 gene encoding inactive TPR repeat-containing thioredoxin TTL3-like gives MPHTTGKSMQEMGLDSLTSRFRDSLSYNSDTNNKNKPDFKELDLGSPVSPLMTRSSVSGGNGGGVAATTSSCSSGTSSGSVSSKTSNAQLGKRSDSKSNNHSGELSVSSETSPRASETVRSGTTPRNWRPAHRRSVSAGPPLIYSGGSVNTCISTNASTNTATSSSSSISIASTTTVFPSGNICPSGKIVKSGLACRASNKTDVLGSGCGNYGHGSIVRGGGVKLDSNVNTSGGSNANVQSGGESVMGKRAMGNSDPEEVKKAGNELYRRGHFGEALALYDRAISLSPENSAYRSNRAAALTVLGRLPEAVRECEEAVRLDPGYGRAHQRLGSLYLRFGQVEKSYRHLCIPGQQPDQSELQKLKSLEKHLKQCEDARKLGDWKSVLRESEAAIATGAESSPQLVACKAEALLKLHQLEDAESSLTNTPKFENYPSSCLPTKFFGILIEAYVLYVRAQVEMALGRFENAVVAAEKAGLIDCSNVEVMRVSNKVKKVANARSQGNDLFSSGRFAEACSAYGEGLKYDSSNSVLYCNRAVCRSKLRQWEQSVEDCNQALKIQPNYIKALLRRAVSNAKLDRWAEAVRDYEVLRRDLPGDNEVAESLHRAQVALKKSHGEELHNVKFGSEVEEVSSLDKFKAAISSPGVSVVHFKVESNEKCEEISPFINMLCVRYPYVNFFKVDVEESLSIAKAESIRTIPTFKIYKNGEKVKEMVRPSHQFLEDSVRTCSL, from the exons ATGCCCCACACTACTGGCAAATCAATGCAAGAAATGGGCTTAGATTCTCTCACGAGCCGCTTCCGTGACTCACTGAGTTACAACAGCGACACCAACAATAAGAACAAGCCCGATTTCAAAGAACTCGATCTGGGTTCACCCGTTTCGCCATTGATGACCCGGAGCTCTGTCAGTGGTGGAAATGGCGGTGGTGTAGCCGCAACCACTTCAAGCTGTAGTTCAGGTACTTCTTCTGGCTCAGTTTCGAGCAAAACCAGCAATGCCCAGTTGGGCAAAAGATCGGattccaaatccaacaaccACTCCGGCGAGCTCTCGGTCTCGTCCGAAACAAGCCCGAGAGCCTCGGAGACGGTCCGATCCGGTACGACGCCGCGTAATTGGAGGCCGGCTCACCGGAGATCGGTTTCTGCTGGACCACCATTGATCTACTCTGGTGGAAGCGTCAATACCTGTATCAGCACTAATGCGAGTACTAATACAGCaacttcttcatcatcttctatTTCAATTGCCTCAACGACCACCGTGTTTCCAAGCGGCAATATATGCCCATCTGGGAAAATCGTAAAATCTGGATTGGCCTGCAGAGCAAGCAACAAGACTGATGTTTTGGGGTCTGGGTGCGGGAACTATGGTCATGGCAGCATAGTGAGAGGTGGAGGTGTGAAATTAGATTCAAATGTTAATACAAGTGGTGGGAGTAATGCTAATGTACAGTCGGGTGGAGAGTCTGTGATGGGGAAGAGGGCAATGGGGAACTCTGATCCAGAGGAGGTGAAGAAGGCTGGCAATGAGCTTTACAGAAGAGGCCATTTTGGTGAGGCATTGGCATTGTATGATCGTGCTATATCATTGTCTCCGGAAAACTCCGCCTACCGGAGTAACCGGGCGGCGGCATTGACGGTGCTCGGGAGGCTGCCGGAGGCCGTGAGGGAATGTGAGGAGGCTGTCAGGTTGGACCCTGGTTATGGAAGGGCGCATCAACGGTTGGGTTCTCTGTATCTTCG TTTTGGGCAAGTTGAAAAATCCTACCGTCACCTCTGTATTCCTGGCCAACAGCCGGATCAGTCTGAGTTACAGAAGCTCAAGTCACTCGAGAAACATCTGAAACAATGTGAGGATGCCCGTAAGCTTGGCGATTGGAAAAGTGTGCTTAGGGAATCTGAGGCTGCCATAGCAACTGGAGCAGAGTCCTCTCCTCAG CTAGTGGCTTGTAAAGCAGAAGCTCTATTGAAGCTACATCAACTCGAAGATGCCGAATCCAGCTTAACAAACACaccaaagtttgaaaattaccCTTCTTCTTGCTTGCCAACCAAATTCTTTGGTATCCTTATTGAAGCTTATGTACTGTATGTGAGAGCCCAGGTTGAGATGGCATTGGGAAG GTTTGAGAATGCAGTAGTAGCAGCAGAGAAGGCTGGACTGATTGACTGCAGTAATGTTGAAGTTATGAGGGTATCAAATAAAGTGAAGAAGGTTGCAAATGCTCGTTCCCAGGGCAACGATCTTTTTAGCTCGGGAAGATTTGCTGAAGCCTGCTCTGCTTATGGAGAGGGCCTCAAATATGATAGCTCCAACTCTGTTCTCTATTGCAATAGAGCAGTTTGCCGGTCTAAGCTCAGACAATGGGAACAGTCTGTTGAAGACTGCAATCAAGCCCTCAAGATTCAACCTAATTACATCAAAGCCCTTCTTCGAAGAGCTGTCTCTAATGCAAAG CTTGATCGATGGGCAGAGGCAGTAAGAGATTATGAAGTCTTGAGGAGGGACCTTCCTGGAGACAATGAGGTTGCTGAATCTCTTCACCGGGCGCAAGTTGCGTTGAAGAAGTCTCATGGAGAGGAACTTCATAATGTGAAGTTTGGTAGTGAAGTGGAAGAAGTTTCTAGTTTGGATAAGTTTAAAGCTGCAATATCATCACCTG GTGTTTCCGTTGTTCATTTCAAAGTTGAATCCAATGAGAAATGTGAAGAAATATCCCCATTCATAAATATGCTTTGTGTTCGATATCcatatgttaatttttttaag GTGGATGTGGAGGAGAGCTTATCCATAGCGAAAGCTGAGAGCATAAGAACCATTCCAACATTTAAAATTTACAAGAACGGAGAAAAGGTTAAGGAGATGGTCCGTCCAAGCCATCAGTTCTTAGAGGACTCGGTGAGAACCTGCAGCCTCTAG
- the LOC117622380 gene encoding senescence-specific cysteine protease SAG39-like, translating into MASNNKEKQMHHIGFGLILMLGAWSCEATSRSLQDESMYGRYEQWMTRYGRVYNDVNEKENRFKIFKENVAFIESSNNDVNKPYKLGVNQFADLTNEEFKASRNGFKGHECSTKTTSFKYEKVKAPVPATMDWRKKGAVTPIKDQGQCGCCWAFSAVAATEGITQLTTGKLISLSEQELVDCDTSGEDQGCEGGLMDDAFQFIQQNHGLSAEANYPYNGVDGSCNTKKAASIAAKITGYEDVPANSEKALLTAVAHQPVSVAIDAGGSDFQFYSSGVFTGSCGTSLDHGVTAVGYGVSDDGTKYWLVKNSWGTEWGEEGYIRMQRDVEAKEGLCGIAMEASYPTA; encoded by the exons ATGGCATCTAATAATAAGGAAAAGCAGATGCATCA TATTGGTTTTGGCTTGATCCTCATGTTGGGGGCTTGGTCTTGTGAAGCCACCTCTCGCAGTCTCCAAGATGAATCTATGTATGGGAGATATGAGCAATGGATGACTCGTTATGGTCGCGTATATAATGACGTTAATGAGAAGGAGAATCGTTTCAAGATATTCAAAGAAAATGTGGCGTTTATAGAATCATCCAATAACGATGTGAACAAACCCTACAAGTTGGGTGTTAATCAATTTGCAGACCTTACGAATGAAGAGTTCAAAGCCTCAAGAAATGGATTCAAGGGGCATGAATGTTCCACAAAGACGACTTCTTTCAAATATGAAAAGGTTAAGGCGCCAGTGCCAGCTACAATGGACTGGAGAAAGAAAGGAGCTGTAACCCCCATCAAGGACCAAGGCCAATGTG GATGTTGTTGGGCTTTTTCGGCAGTGGCAGCGACCGAAGGCATTACTCAGCTTACAACTGGTAAACTGATCTCCTTGTCTGAGCAAGAGCTAGTTGACTGTGACACCAGCGGTGAAGACCAAGGTTGTGAGGGTGGCTTGATGGATGATGCCTTTCAGTTCATTCAACAAAACCATGGGCTTAGTGCGGAAGCTAATTACCCCTACAATGGTGTTGATGGTTCATGCAATACCAAGAAGGCAGCAAGCATTGCAGCCAAGATAACTGGCTATGAAGACGTGCCTGCAAACAGTGAAAAAGCACTTCTAACCGCTGTTGCTCATCAACCAGTTTCTGTTGCCATTGATGCTGGAGGTTCCGATTTCCAGTTCTATTCAAGTGGTGTCTTTACAGGATCCTGTGGAACGAGCCTTGACCATGGGGTTACCGCTGTTGGTTATGGCGTTAGCGATGATGGGACTAAGTATTGGTTGGTTAAAAACTCATGGGGGACAGAATGGGGTGAAGAGGGGTACATAAGGATGCAAAGAGATGTTGAAGCAAAAGAAGGTCTATGCGGCATTGCTATGGAAGCCTCTTACCCCACTGCTTAG
- the LOC117622381 gene encoding uncharacterized protein LOC117622381, producing the protein MKLPHHPSTTIFSFIFILLLPSSISSQTCQRSCGKLPLKFPFGSDLGCGDPRFHQYVSCSQGNLMFTMHTGSYPVTNIDYTNKVMYISDPSMSTCSCTQPSKGFGLDWDAPFSFQDDNIFALLDCSTSSSPIFQSNTLYTDKNNNSKVSLCDNEGTSICSFLYSCRAISTINLPISTCCVYTPVDLGPAFDMDLQKLQCSSYSGFYSFNEHQSDPNSWKYGIALKYKFSVNNEYPSSCANCERSTGICGYYSGGAYSSFLCNCPNGINTTNDCYFGANYNYGSRLSSWQIGTWLFYCLACLLISVW; encoded by the exons ATGAAGCTTCCCCACCATCCTTCAACAACAATTTTCTccttcatcttcatcctcCTCTTACCCTCCTCAATATCATCCCAAACCTGCCAAAGATCCTGCGGCAAACTCCCCCTCAAATTCCCATTTGGCAGTGACCTTGGTTGCGGTGACCCGCGCTTCCACCAGTACGTGTCATGCAGCCAAGGCAACCTCATGTTCACAATGCACACAGGCTCCTACCCTGTCACCAACATAGACTACACCAACAAAGTCATGTACATCTCAGACCCCTCCATGTCAACATGTTCCTGCACCCAACCAAGCAAAGGCTTTGGCCTGGATTGGGACGCGCCCTTCTCTTTCCAAGATGACAACATCTTCGCCTTGCTTGACTGCTCAACTTCTTCCTCCCCAATATTCCAATCAAACACCTTATACACTGATAAAAACAACAACTCCAAAGTGTCCCTATGTGACAACGAAGGCACCTCAATTTGTAGCTTCTTATATTCTTGCAGGGCCATAAGCACAATCAACCTCCCAATCTCCACATGTTGCGTTTACACGCCAGTTGATCTCGGGCCGGCTTTTGACATGGACttgcagaaactgcaatgcagttctTATTCTGGGTTTTACAGCTTCAACGAGCACCAGTCTGACCCTAACAGTTGGAAGTATGGGATTGCGCTCAAATATAAATTCAGTGTGAATAATGAGTATCCAAGTTCATGTGCTAATTGTGAAAGGAGCACTGGGATTTGTGGCTACTATTCTGGTGGGGCTTACAGttcttttttatgtaattGTCCAAATGGGATAAACACCACCAATGATTGTTACTTTGGAGCCAACTATAATTATGGTTCGAGGCTCTCATCCTGGCAGATTG GTACTTGGCTATTCTATTGCTTGGCTTGCCTATTGATTTCAGTCTGGtag